The following coding sequences lie in one uncultured Mailhella sp. genomic window:
- a CDS encoding DUF4037 domain-containing protein — MLKELLPDIMSCSAAGLVGEGSECLGLDDEISRDHDWGPAFCLWIPDELFHTEIDRIEHAMEALPPSFQGHPSRMRREKRIGRTGPFPLRGFYRRFLGLDHLPVTWREWMSIPEYHLCSCTNGAVFLDTGGEFSEVRKKLLDYYPEDVRRKKIAARCMIMAQAGQYNLPRCLQRGNATAAMLAAARFSEAALSMAFLLNRRYMPFYKWAGRMAETLPILGQSTVSTLNTLAGTPWSSLNMEMEAAQAVEELCTLVIEELRRQELCDMRDNWLWAAGPVVQMGVSDPEIRSRNVMED, encoded by the coding sequence ATGCTCAAGGAGCTTCTCCCCGACATCATGAGCTGTTCTGCAGCGGGTCTGGTCGGAGAAGGATCGGAATGCCTTGGTCTGGACGACGAGATTTCCCGCGATCACGACTGGGGGCCCGCATTCTGTCTGTGGATACCCGATGAGCTCTTTCATACGGAAATCGACCGGATAGAACACGCCATGGAAGCTCTGCCGCCGTCCTTTCAGGGACATCCTTCCCGCATGCGCAGGGAAAAACGCATCGGCAGAACAGGCCCCTTCCCTCTCCGCGGATTCTACCGGCGATTCCTCGGGCTGGATCATCTTCCCGTCACCTGGCGTGAATGGATGAGCATTCCCGAATACCATCTCTGTTCATGTACCAACGGAGCCGTCTTTCTGGATACAGGCGGCGAATTTTCGGAAGTACGAAAAAAACTGCTCGACTACTATCCCGAAGATGTACGCCGCAAAAAAATTGCAGCCCGCTGCATGATTATGGCACAGGCCGGACAATACAATCTTCCACGCTGTCTCCAGCGCGGCAACGCAACGGCGGCCATGCTTGCCGCCGCCCGCTTCTCCGAGGCGGCGCTGTCCATGGCCTTTCTGCTGAACAGGCGATACATGCCCTTCTACAAGTGGGCCGGCCGTATGGCTGAAACGCTGCCCATACTGGGGCAGAGCACCGTATCCACACTCAATACCCTTGCCGGCACGCCGTGGAGCTCCCTCAATATGGAAATGGAGGCAGCACAGGCCGTCGAAGAGCTGTGTACGCTGGTTATCGAAGAACTCAGACGACAGGAATTGTGTGATATGCGGGACAACTGGCTGTGGGCGGCCGGGCCCGTCGTGCAGATGGGCGTCAGCGACCCGGAAATCCGCAGCCGCAATGTCATGGAGGACTGA
- a CDS encoding protein MobC, whose amino-acid sequence MTITATQLKEIRQEFAALKPASVTLDGNRTMSVKEAVFALAPTLERMKKRGFDTQEIVERLHEKGIEVKAPTLAKYLSEFRRQREGRKAKKQDTPPAPASTGRMAEGVKRSVPENEHRQNSFIVPDMPTDRL is encoded by the coding sequence ATGACCATTACCGCGACTCAGCTGAAGGAAATCAGACAGGAGTTTGCCGCTCTCAAACCCGCTTCCGTCACGCTGGACGGGAATCGAACCATGTCCGTGAAGGAAGCCGTCTTCGCTCTGGCCCCGACGCTGGAGCGGATGAAGAAGCGCGGCTTCGACACACAGGAGATTGTCGAGCGCCTGCACGAAAAGGGTATTGAGGTGAAGGCCCCGACCCTCGCCAAATACCTGAGCGAGTTCAGACGGCAACGGGAAGGACGAAAGGCAAAGAAGCAAGACACACCCCCGGCCCCGGCATCCACAGGGCGGATGGCAGAAGGCGTAAAGCGTTCTGTTCCTGAAAACGAACACAGGCAGAATTCGTTCATCGTACCAGATATGCCGACTGACCGGTTATAA
- a CDS encoding DUF927 domain-containing protein, which translates to MSADIQQAFAEQLRAAGLIVEQVEMDGSLHRCGTEGRPHRRDGAYKAFSDVPASLWWKNWRTGDEGTWTYKPKKELTAAERDALRERFRAIRADKETEQTRRWQAAAKLAASIWNHALLADAGHPYLQRKQVPCIGLRRTKDGRLIIPVLNQSGRIQSLQFILPEQTAEGTDKFFLKGGRTAGGFFSLSAGDGKKDGPLLIAEGYATATSLHLATGYACLVAFNAGNLKAVAVMARERYAKREIILCADNDTETQGNPGKKMASLAAQAVGGKLSVCPAHEGRATDFNDLHRLSSLEAVRAVVETARKQDDDCPMPEGFFLVKEGRRAGLYKLETKSDGDSQEIRLGPPLLIKGMTRGADGNEWGLMLEWIDPDGNKHAWAMPVEMLFRQGSDWYSILASGGWFGNPSTRSKLAAFLSTVRPLRRIRCVLRTGWHESVYVLPDTVYGVTEEDTVLQSSQHGGLYRTSGTLEGWREIAELCVGNSRLSFALCAAFAGPLLRPAGLEGGGFSFEGGSSSGKTTALQIAASVWGGPEHVRSWRATDNGLEGIAALHNDNVLILDEMGQVNGRVLAECAYMLANGQGKGRSNREGGIRRSQNWRLLFLSSGELGLSDKLAENGLKSRGGQEVRFVGLPVDSSMLTSLHGLPDAGAVANRIKQLASEHYGHAGHDFLQKLTKVETLNTVRAEIGTAMADAVRHLVPEGADGQVRRVAMRFALCGMAGTLAVRLGILPEKLDVLNCIETCFRDWLTARGGTGASEDAAILSTVRLFIEQHGASRFQDLDTQTSTCINRVGFQRTRNGTTEYLILPESFKSEVVSGYSERRAIKVLSDAQWLQTERPGRFKSRRTLPGMGRQECYVLVLPQEEEIAS; encoded by the coding sequence GCACCGTTGCGGCACGGAAGGCAGACCGCATCGCAGGGACGGAGCGTACAAGGCGTTTTCCGATGTGCCCGCCTCGCTCTGGTGGAAGAACTGGCGCACTGGCGACGAAGGGACATGGACATACAAACCTAAGAAAGAACTGACCGCCGCCGAGCGGGATGCTCTGCGCGAACGCTTCAGGGCTATCCGGGCGGACAAGGAAACGGAGCAGACCCGCCGCTGGCAGGCGGCCGCAAAGCTGGCCGCAAGCATCTGGAATCATGCCCTGCTCGCTGATGCCGGGCATCCTTACCTGCAAAGGAAGCAAGTCCCCTGCATAGGACTGCGCCGGACAAAAGACGGGCGTCTGATTATCCCTGTTCTGAACCAGTCCGGCAGGATACAAAGTCTGCAATTCATCCTGCCGGAACAAACTGCCGAGGGTACGGACAAGTTCTTTCTCAAGGGAGGACGCACGGCGGGAGGCTTCTTTTCCCTTTCCGCCGGAGACGGGAAGAAAGACGGACCCCTGCTGATTGCCGAGGGGTATGCCACAGCGACCAGTCTTCATCTGGCAACCGGTTATGCCTGTCTTGTGGCCTTCAACGCCGGGAATCTGAAAGCCGTGGCCGTCATGGCCAGAGAGAGGTATGCAAAGCGTGAAATCATCCTCTGTGCCGATAACGACACGGAGACACAAGGGAATCCCGGCAAGAAAATGGCCTCTCTGGCGGCTCAGGCCGTGGGCGGCAAGCTGTCCGTCTGCCCGGCTCACGAAGGCAGGGCGACGGATTTCAACGATCTGCATCGGCTGAGCTCCCTTGAGGCCGTCCGTGCCGTTGTGGAAACAGCACGCAAACAGGATGACGACTGCCCCATGCCGGAAGGCTTTTTTCTGGTGAAGGAAGGCAGACGCGCCGGGCTGTACAAGCTGGAGACCAAATCGGACGGAGACAGTCAGGAAATCCGGCTTGGCCCTCCTCTTCTGATCAAAGGCATGACACGGGGAGCGGACGGCAACGAATGGGGCCTGATGCTGGAATGGATTGACCCGGACGGCAACAAGCACGCATGGGCCATGCCCGTGGAAATGCTGTTCCGGCAGGGAAGCGACTGGTACAGCATACTGGCCTCCGGCGGCTGGTTCGGCAATCCTTCCACCCGGTCGAAGCTGGCGGCATTTCTGTCTACAGTCCGCCCCCTTAGAAGGATACGCTGTGTTTTGCGCACGGGCTGGCATGAATCCGTCTACGTGCTTCCCGATACCGTTTACGGCGTAACAGAAGAAGACACCGTGCTGCAATCCTCGCAGCATGGCGGATTGTACCGTACATCTGGAACGCTGGAAGGCTGGCGGGAGATAGCGGAATTGTGCGTCGGCAACTCCCGTCTCAGTTTCGCGCTATGTGCGGCCTTCGCCGGGCCTTTGCTTCGCCCTGCCGGTCTGGAAGGCGGCGGCTTCAGCTTTGAGGGAGGCTCATCCTCCGGCAAGACCACGGCCTTGCAGATCGCCGCCTCCGTCTGGGGCGGCCCTGAGCATGTCCGAAGCTGGCGGGCTACGGACAACGGGCTTGAAGGCATCGCCGCCCTGCACAACGACAATGTGCTGATTCTGGATGAAATGGGGCAGGTCAACGGACGTGTTCTTGCCGAATGCGCCTACATGCTGGCCAACGGACAGGGCAAAGGCCGCTCGAACCGTGAAGGCGGAATTCGTCGTTCCCAGAACTGGCGTCTGCTTTTTCTCTCCAGCGGCGAACTTGGGCTTTCCGACAAGCTGGCCGAGAACGGTCTGAAATCCAGAGGCGGGCAGGAAGTGCGTTTCGTGGGCCTGCCTGTGGACTCGTCCATGCTTACCAGTCTGCACGGCCTGCCCGATGCCGGAGCCGTGGCTAATCGCATCAAACAACTTGCTTCCGAACATTACGGCCATGCGGGGCATGATTTCCTGCAAAAGCTGACGAAGGTCGAAACCCTGAACACCGTTCGGGCGGAAATTGGCACCGCAATGGCCGATGCCGTCCGGCATCTTGTCCCCGAAGGCGCTGACGGGCAGGTGCGACGTGTGGCCATGCGTTTCGCCCTGTGCGGCATGGCCGGAACGCTGGCCGTGCGGCTGGGCATTCTTCCCGAAAAGCTGGACGTATTGAATTGCATCGAAACCTGCTTCCGGGACTGGCTTACGGCAAGAGGCGGTACCGGAGCATCCGAGGATGCCGCCATCCTTTCCACGGTACGGCTGTTCATTGAACAGCACGGCGCAAGCCGTTTTCAGGATTTGGATACGCAAACGTCCACCTGCATCAATCGTGTGGGGTTTCAGCGCACACGTAACGGCACGACTGAGTATCTGATTCTGCCGGAAAGTTTCAAATCTGAAGTCGTCAGCGGCTATTCGGAACGACGCGCAATCAAGGTTCTTTCCGATGCTCAATGGCTTCAGACCGAACGTCCGGGACGTTTCAAATCCAGAAGAACTCTTCCAGGCATGGGGCGTCAGGAATGTTACGTTCTTGTCCTCCCTCAGGAAGAAGAGATTGCTTCATAA
- the mobV gene encoding MobV family relaxase encodes MSYLVLHMDKFKKEAIRGIQSHNRRERESHSNPDIDYERSAANYELHEAAASNYAEAIQNRIDDLLLVKAVRKDAVRMCGLIVTSDKAFFDGLTPEETRRFFEESKAFLTEFVGAENVVSAMVHMDEKTPHMHFLHVPVTPDGRLNANKIYTRQSLRKLQSELPAYLQSRGFNIERGVEQTPGSAKKHLDTREFKQQQEALEKLIQESEETSRNSRQLINALEQREEELRKNIEEYERQSEEAEKVLREDSSLPKASLFNYPSVLKKASSLIEELKKALAVKHLVQQREETLQREVDTLRGKLTRLEAGYTTHRKQSHEEKEELEKQLKKMKRIMAGYQEFLLLPEIRPLHIEFVERKRTEQLQRQQEEERQRQEQEARDRERRQARSARGMRMR; translated from the coding sequence ATGTCCTATCTCGTACTCCATATGGACAAATTCAAGAAGGAAGCCATACGCGGCATCCAGAGTCACAACCGGCGGGAACGGGAGAGCCACAGCAACCCCGATATTGATTACGAAAGAAGCGCGGCGAACTACGAGCTGCACGAAGCCGCAGCATCGAACTATGCCGAAGCCATTCAGAACCGCATTGACGACCTCCTGCTGGTCAAGGCCGTGAGAAAGGACGCCGTGCGCATGTGCGGGCTTATCGTCACCTCGGACAAGGCGTTTTTTGATGGTCTCACGCCGGAAGAAACAAGGCGTTTCTTTGAGGAGAGCAAAGCCTTTCTCACGGAGTTTGTGGGCGCGGAAAATGTCGTTTCCGCAATGGTTCACATGGATGAAAAGACGCCGCACATGCATTTCCTTCATGTGCCGGTGACGCCGGACGGGAGGCTCAACGCCAACAAAATCTATACCCGCCAGAGTCTGCGGAAACTGCAATCAGAGCTTCCCGCCTACCTGCAAAGCCGGGGCTTCAACATTGAACGCGGCGTGGAGCAGACTCCAGGCTCCGCAAAAAAGCATCTGGATACCCGCGAGTTCAAGCAGCAACAGGAAGCGTTGGAAAAACTGATTCAGGAATCCGAAGAGACTTCCCGAAATTCACGGCAGCTTATCAACGCATTGGAACAGCGTGAAGAAGAGCTGAGAAAGAACATTGAAGAATATGAGCGGCAGTCCGAGGAGGCGGAAAAAGTTCTTCGTGAAGATTCCTCTCTGCCGAAAGCCTCTCTTTTCAATTATCCGTCCGTGCTAAAAAAAGCCTCTTCCCTCATTGAAGAACTGAAAAAGGCGCTTGCCGTCAAGCACCTGGTCCAGCAGAGGGAGGAAACGCTGCAACGGGAAGTGGATACCCTTCGCGGAAAACTGACGCGGCTTGAAGCGGGATACACGACCCACAGAAAACAAAGCCATGAGGAAAAAGAGGAGCTGGAGAAGCAGTTGAAGAAAATGAAGAGAATCATGGCAGGCTATCAGGAATTTTTGCTTCTGCCGGAAATAAGGCCGCTGCATATCGAGTTCGTGGAGCGCAAGCGCACCGAACAGCTCCAGCGCCAGCAGGAAGAGGAACGGCAGCGGCAGGAGCAGGAGGCGCGGGACAGGGAGCGTCGGCAGGCGCGCTCCGCCCGTGGCATGAGAATGAGGTAA
- the surE gene encoding 5'/3'-nucleotidase SurE, translating into MRILISNDDGIYSHNLHLLYTALLRAGHDVRAVAPAEQHSGAGCCLTVHGPILTRRVRLDETEGGPFEGIAVSGTPADCVILALRGLMPEFNPDLVISGINFGPNAGQDVFFSGTVGAAIQAAMYGLPSLAVSHCSHAGATQAHADLVARMATALDWNNLPRHRVYNFNLPDCPADQIRGLKVCRHSTDWACLDSYERRISPRGREYYWMIDPFQHFHLEDEGSDKSWLHQGFATLTPLNIDLNDRETAKKLNENSLWDQILS; encoded by the coding sequence ATGCGCATCCTGATCAGTAATGACGACGGTATATACAGCCATAACCTGCATCTGCTCTACACGGCGCTTCTTCGCGCAGGGCACGATGTCCGGGCCGTTGCTCCGGCGGAACAGCACTCCGGGGCGGGGTGCTGCCTGACGGTGCACGGTCCCATTCTTACCCGCAGGGTCCGTCTTGATGAAACAGAAGGCGGCCCTTTTGAAGGTATCGCCGTCTCCGGCACTCCGGCAGACTGCGTCATTCTCGCCCTGCGCGGCCTTATGCCGGAATTCAACCCGGATCTCGTCATTTCCGGCATAAACTTCGGCCCCAACGCAGGTCAGGATGTTTTCTTCTCCGGCACGGTGGGCGCAGCCATCCAGGCAGCCATGTACGGCCTCCCCTCTCTGGCCGTTTCCCACTGCTCCCATGCCGGCGCCACGCAGGCACATGCCGACCTTGTGGCCCGTATGGCCACGGCACTGGACTGGAACAACCTTCCCCGGCACCGCGTCTATAACTTCAATCTGCCTGATTGTCCGGCAGATCAGATACGAGGCCTCAAGGTATGCCGTCACAGTACCGACTGGGCATGTCTGGACTCCTATGAACGTCGCATCTCTCCGCGGGGCAGAGAGTACTACTGGATGATAGATCCCTTCCAGCACTTCCACCTTGAGGACGAAGGCTCCGACAAAAGCTGGCTGCATCAGGGCTTTGCCACCCTGACACCTCTGAATATCGATCTCAACGACAGGGAGACCGCAAAAAAACTTAATGAAAACAGTCTGTGGGACCAGATACTATCAT
- a CDS encoding DUF4125 family protein: MSLEEQKEKLIGEIVERELAMFLATPNEGGTSDYQTRPDTFRIMRRMNHCVHGVPMLESYLQDLEEAAAQGRNLMTEKYALMDDRIPLLTQRPLPLEIAVAETGFLQQAAAWYPHAVQASGDDAFCNYCRCELETLSDRTLELYAEEVKQAISEERNLAVERYDFLWKLLGEGSLEAYEAKLAANDPDSKAQ, encoded by the coding sequence ATGAGCCTCGAAGAACAAAAAGAAAAACTGATCGGAGAAATTGTAGAACGGGAACTGGCCATGTTTCTCGCCACGCCCAATGAAGGCGGTACCAGCGACTATCAGACCAGGCCGGACACGTTCCGCATCATGCGCCGCATGAACCATTGCGTACACGGAGTCCCCATGCTGGAGTCCTATCTTCAGGATCTTGAAGAAGCGGCAGCCCAGGGCCGCAATCTCATGACGGAAAAGTATGCCCTCATGGATGACCGCATTCCCCTTCTTACCCAGCGCCCGCTGCCCCTGGAAATCGCCGTGGCCGAAACGGGATTTCTGCAGCAGGCTGCCGCCTGGTATCCCCATGCCGTTCAGGCCAGCGGAGACGATGCCTTCTGCAACTACTGCCGCTGCGAACTGGAAACTCTTTCCGATCGTACGCTTGAGCTCTATGCCGAGGAAGTAAAGCAGGCCATCAGCGAGGAGCGCAATCTTGCCGTGGAGCGATATGACTTTCTGTGGAAGCTTCTCGGTGAAGGATCGCTGGAAGCCTATGAGGCCAAGCTTGCCGCCAATGATCCGGACTCCAAAGCCCAATAG
- a CDS encoding HD domain-containing protein, whose protein sequence is MTEHRKISDLAAGEEIASNYLISLASLQQSRNGPYWRLELKDASGALEAKIWSPLSLSFSSLAAGQMVRVEGHVSLYRDQLQLTVDGLRVLDDEEIASLPMEDYLLSSARPAKDMLEDIESLCDRVLTHKPWRKFLRSVLSDKRIRPLLLRAPAAKSVHHAYAGGLLEHMLSVAEVCMLMADHYQELDRQTLLAAALLHDIGKIDEMGGILVTEYTDEGRLLGHIVQGLVMLEPFLQKSGLAPELVMHFKHLIASHHGEPEFGAVREPATPEAFVLHYADNIDAKLAQCRGILPPRGEGEGMTWSSYQNFLGRSICRPACTPETAVEKKSLRQEKKAESRQQEERQCSLL, encoded by the coding sequence ATGACGGAACACCGGAAGATCAGCGACCTGGCGGCCGGTGAGGAGATCGCTTCAAACTATCTTATTTCGCTGGCATCGCTTCAGCAGTCCCGGAACGGCCCATACTGGAGACTGGAGCTCAAGGATGCGAGCGGGGCACTGGAAGCCAAGATATGGAGCCCGCTCAGCCTTTCCTTTTCCTCGCTTGCTGCAGGACAGATGGTAAGGGTGGAAGGGCATGTTTCTCTGTATCGCGATCAGCTTCAGCTTACGGTGGACGGATTGCGTGTGCTTGATGATGAGGAAATCGCTTCTCTGCCCATGGAGGATTATCTTCTTTCCAGTGCCCGGCCTGCCAAAGATATGCTTGAGGATATCGAAAGTCTGTGCGATCGGGTGCTTACGCACAAGCCATGGAGAAAATTCCTGCGTTCCGTGCTTTCCGACAAGCGGATACGTCCGCTGCTGCTCCGGGCGCCGGCGGCAAAGTCCGTCCATCACGCCTACGCGGGTGGTCTTCTGGAACATATGCTTTCCGTGGCGGAAGTCTGCATGCTCATGGCTGACCACTATCAGGAACTGGACCGGCAGACGCTTCTTGCAGCCGCTCTTCTGCACGATATAGGCAAGATTGATGAGATGGGCGGAATCCTGGTAACGGAATATACGGATGAAGGGCGGCTCCTCGGCCATATAGTGCAGGGGCTTGTCATGCTTGAGCCTTTTCTGCAGAAATCCGGGCTTGCCCCGGAACTTGTCATGCACTTCAAGCATCTTATTGCCAGCCATCATGGAGAGCCGGAGTTCGGAGCCGTGCGTGAGCCTGCCACTCCGGAAGCATTTGTTCTGCATTATGCCGACAATATTGATGCCAAGCTGGCCCAGTGCCGGGGGATACTTCCTCCGCGCGGAGAAGGGGAAGGCATGACCTGGAGTTCCTATCAGAATTTCCTGGGGCGCAGCATCTGCCGTCCTGCCTGTACGCCTGAAACGGCCGTGGAGAAGAAGTCTTTGCGTCAGGAGAAAAAGGCGGAATCCCGTCAGCAGGAGGAAAGGCAGTGTTCGTTACTGTAG
- the tmk gene encoding dTMP kinase, whose protein sequence is MFVTVEGVEGAGKSALMKLLVRELERRGISFVRTREPGGCGLGMSLRPLLLDVSSSLDSRAELFLFLADRAQHVADTIRPALSRGDWVLCDRYADSTIAYQGYGRGMDVDWLQTINDYATGGLWPDRTLLLDLPVENGLQRALIRNGREGLSRSEGRFEAEERAFHQRIRDGFLERAARWPERFRVLNAEHAPEVLLGEALSALDLPL, encoded by the coding sequence GTGTTCGTTACTGTAGAAGGCGTGGAGGGTGCAGGCAAGAGCGCTCTGATGAAGCTGCTTGTCCGGGAACTGGAACGGCGTGGCATATCTTTTGTACGCACACGTGAACCGGGCGGTTGCGGACTGGGCATGAGTCTCCGGCCGCTTCTGCTTGATGTATCGAGTTCTCTGGACAGCCGTGCAGAGCTCTTTCTCTTCCTGGCCGACAGAGCTCAGCATGTGGCGGATACCATTCGTCCTGCCCTGAGTCGAGGGGATTGGGTATTGTGTGACCGGTATGCCGACTCCACCATTGCCTATCAGGGATACGGACGCGGTATGGATGTGGACTGGCTGCAGACCATTAATGATTATGCCACGGGCGGACTTTGGCCGGACAGAACGCTTCTGCTGGATCTTCCTGTGGAAAACGGACTGCAACGGGCTCTGATCCGTAACGGCCGTGAGGGACTGAGCCGGAGTGAAGGCCGTTTTGAGGCGGAGGAACGCGCGTTTCATCAGCGGATTCGCGATGGATTTCTTGAGCGTGCCGCACGGTGGCCGGAGCGTTTCCGTGTGCTTAATGCGGAGCATGCGCCCGAGGTGCTTCTTGGCGAAGCACTGTCGGCGCTGGATCTGCCCCTTTGA
- a CDS encoding tetratricopeptide repeat protein, whose translation MDNFRSALNAARQLPDPQAEDALHGLLAQNPELAPAEEGTLRYTLGIILLRQEKNTEARRELEQACRLLEKSPGAETALAMTALARIQLVCGELEQSLSTDRNAHRLLQEHLSPDDPRMAPSLFSLSLTEYTARQLPEAEKLTTEAKRLWEKQLGPDSLEVSTCLNNLGRIHEETDRQEEGIAYHRAALNIRRKVLGDHPETAFSMGNLGTALAAAGKWQDAADTLQAAIDCYARCGHTSGGDIEGYRRNLDICRSALALEKP comes from the coding sequence ATGGACAACTTCCGATCCGCTCTGAATGCGGCAAGACAGCTTCCCGACCCACAGGCGGAAGACGCACTGCACGGTCTTCTGGCACAAAATCCAGAACTTGCCCCCGCAGAGGAAGGAACCCTGCGCTATACTCTCGGCATCATCCTGCTCCGGCAGGAAAAAAACACGGAAGCCCGCAGGGAACTGGAACAGGCCTGCCGTCTTCTCGAAAAATCCCCGGGAGCAGAAACGGCCCTGGCCATGACCGCCCTGGCCAGAATCCAGCTTGTCTGCGGCGAGCTGGAGCAGAGTCTGAGTACCGACAGAAACGCCCACCGGCTGCTTCAGGAACATCTTTCGCCGGACGACCCGCGCATGGCCCCCTCTCTCTTTTCCCTGTCCCTCACAGAATACACGGCCCGGCAACTGCCGGAGGCTGAAAAGCTGACAACAGAGGCAAAACGGCTCTGGGAAAAACAGCTTGGACCGGACAGTCTGGAAGTATCCACATGTTTGAACAATCTTGGCCGTATTCATGAGGAAACAGACCGACAGGAGGAAGGCATTGCCTACCACCGGGCTGCACTGAACATACGTCGCAAGGTGCTGGGCGATCACCCGGAAACGGCCTTTTCCATGGGGAATCTGGGTACCGCTCTGGCTGCTGCCGGAAAATGGCAGGACGCTGCGGACACGCTGCAGGCTGCCATAGACTGCTATGCCCGCTGCGGTCATACATCAGGCGGCGATATTGAAGGCTATCGCCGCAATCTGGACATATGCCGGAGTGCGCTTGCTCTGGAAAAACCATAA